GGGCGGGGATCACCAGCCGCTCGGGCATGTTCAGCACGTCGCGGGCGAAGCCGTCGATGTGGAAGCCGAGCACCCCGCCCACGTTCTGGCAGAGGTTATCCCGGCCCTTCAGGCAGTTGGCGCAGTGGCCGCAGGTCATGGCGCCATACATGGCGACCGTCTGGCCGACCTTGAGGCCCCGCACGTCGGCGCCCAGGGCCACGATCTCGCCGGCCGCCTCGGCGCCCACCACGAGGGGCATCTTGCGCTTGGCGAAGGCCATGCCGCGCCAGCCCCATACGTCGATATGGTTCAGCGCCAGCGCCTTCACTCGGATCTGCACCTCTCCGGCGCCCGGGGCTTCCGCCTCGGGGAGTTCGACGAGTTCGAGCTTGCGGTCGGAGACGAGCTGAAGGCCACGCATTGTTGTTCTCTGAATATGATGTCAGCGGTGGGCGGCGAGCGAGGCGGAGAGCCCGCCATCCACCGGGAGGACGGCGCCGGTCATATAGCCCGCGCCGGGGGAGAAGAGAAAGGCCACCACCTGCGCCACGTCGTCGGGCGTGGCGAAGCGGCCGGCGGGGATCTGCGCCTCCATCTTCGCCCGATAGTCCGCGAACTTCTCCAGCATGGCGGTATCGATGAAGCCGGGAGCGACATAGTTCACCGTCACGCCACGCCGGGCGGTCTCGATGGCGAGGCCGCGCACATGGGCGAGCAGAGCGGCCTTGGAGGCGGCATAGGCAGCATTGCCCTGGTTCGCCTGAAGCGCTGCCACCGAGCCGATGGCGACGATCCGCCCGGCGCGCGCCCGAGTCATGGGCCGCACCAAAGCGCGGGTGAGGCGGACGAAGGCGAAGTGGTTCACCTGCATCACCGCCTCGGCCTTGTCCTGGTCGATCATGGCGGCGAGCGTGTCGTAGGAGGCGCCGGCATTGTGGCAGAAGCCGAAATAGG
The nucleotide sequence above comes from Xanthobacter flavus. Encoded proteins:
- a CDS encoding SDR family NAD(P)-dependent oxidoreductase; this translates as MTAPILVTGGGRGLGAAIVRRLAQAGHPVVFTYRSAVAEAEALMADIRATVPEAVVSARPLDLADRAAVEAFAEELEAGDTYFGFCHNAGASYDTLAAMIDQDKAEAVMQVNHFAFVRLTRALVRPMTRARAGRIVAIGSVAALQANQGNAAYAASKAALLAHVRGLAIETARRGVTVNYVAPGFIDTAMLEKFADYRAKMEAQIPAGRFATPDDVAQVVAFLFSPGAGYMTGAVLPVDGGLSASLAAHR